The DNA region GTCACGACGTTGGTGTACTTGCGGTCGCGCAGGAACTTTTCGAAGACGGTGCCCTGGGCCACCGCAACGGGCTTGCCGTTCAGCCCCGCGAGGCTGCGGGCCGATGAATTCGCGGGCACCACCAGTTGCAGGCCGTCGTAGTAGTAGGGACGGCTCAGGAAGTCCACCGCCCGCTCGCGCTCCGGGGTCTTGCTCTGGGAGGCGACGGCGATGTCGAACTGCCCGGCCTGCAACCCCGCGATGATGGAGGGGAACTCGGCTTTGATCAGCCGGGCGCGGACGCCGAGGCGCTTGGCGATCTCGCGGGCCACGTCGGCATCGAAGCCGGTCAGCGAGCCGTCGGGGGCAGGCTGCGAGAAGGGCGGGTACTCACCGCTCATCACGACGCGCAGTTCGCCGCGCTTGCGGACATCGGCGAGCTCGGCATGCGCGGCCGAGGTGACCGCGAGGGCGAGGGTGGACAGCAGCAGCAGACGGGATTTCAACATGGGACTCTCCTGACCCTGGAACGTGAAAGAGGGCAAACGGGTCCCACGCTACCCCGTCTGCCCCCCGATTGCCGAGAAGGGTTTCTTAAGTTGGTACGAGAGGCTACAGGTCAGGCCTTGCGGATCAGGGTGTTGCCGGGCACGCCTCTACCCCCGCACGGGTCTTGCGGGTAAAGCGGCAGCCGTAGGTGGGGCTGGCGACGGTGGTAGCGGTCAGCACGTCATCCCCGGCGGGCTTCACGCCCGTGCGCTCCCAGGCCACGAGGTCATTGAAGGCTTCGACGAGTTCCGCCCCATCGAACTCGCAGTGGCCCGCCGCGCGAATGGCCCGCTGCACCAGGCGGTCGCCGTTGCCACTGGCCTGCGCCGCCTGGCGGTAGAGCTGCTGGTGCCGGAAGGGCACGTAGAAGTCGCCCAGCGTGTGCAGGGTCAGTACGGGCACGCTGAACTGACCGTTCACGGCGGGCAGCCAGCGCAGGCCGCCGGGCCGGGCGATGTTCGCGGCGGGATCGGCCTTCACGCGCAGAATCACGTCGTTGAAAGTCTTCTCGGCGGCGGTGGGGGCGGCGTCGCTCGTCCAGCGGTAGACCCGGCCCTCGTTGCCGTAGAGGTTGCGGGTCAGGATGCCGTTGATCGTGCCGTCGGACCCACCCGTGCTGAAGACCGCGTTCTGGTAGGCGGCGAGGCGGAAGCCCTGCTCGAAGACGGGGCGGTCCCCGCCGGTCAGGCGGCGGGCGATCTCGCGCAACCGGGCACCCTGGGCCTCGTTCTCGGTCCAGGTCGGCCCCTCGGTCTCGGTGAAAAGGGCCTGTTTGATCGCGGGCAGCAGGTCCTGGTAGTTGCTCTGGGGGAAGGTGCGCGGCCCCAGCCCGGCGAGCTGGGCGGCAACCAGGGTGTAGTCGCCCAGCCAATCGAACTGGTACGCCTCGTCCATCACCCCGCACAGCGGGAGGGCGGCGGCGTAGTTGACGCGGTTTTTGGCCGTCGCCAGCGTCTCCTTTTCCACGGCGGCGGCCGTGATGTGCCCGCCCATCGAGACGCCCATGATCAGGTACTTGCTCGGCTTGGCGTACTTGTTGCCGGTCAGGCGCTCGAAGGCGAGCGCGAGTGCGTTGGTGTCCTCCACCCCCGCCTGCACGTCGTAGTAGTTGGCCGAGTAGCTGCTCGCGGCCCAGGCGTATCCCTGCGCGAGGAGGGCGGCGCGGATCGGGGGCGGGGCCACGGTCAGGTTCTCCCCGGTGCCCGCGTAGCCGTGCGCGTACATGACCAGGGTGCCGTTCCAGTTCGCCGGAACCTCGATCTGGTAGGCGGCGTCGCCGCGCAGCCCCGCATAGGTGCCCTGGTAGAGGGTGGCGCCCGTCACGGAGGCGAGGGTGGGCGGGACGGCCTTGAAGGTGCGGCCCGCCTGGGCAGGCACCTCGGCGGGGGGCCGCACCTGGGTGCAACTGCCCAGCAGCAGGCTGGCGGCAAGGAACACGGGCACGGGGGAACGGAAGAGCGTCATAGAACCTCCGAAGAAGGGGAAGCCGTCCGGCGACCACGCGGGGACCCGGGGAGAGGCGAAGCGGATTGTGAACAGAAGCTCCCCCAGTTAAGGGCACCCGGGCGGCCCCTGTCAACGCGCCGGGAACCCCCCACCCGCCCGCCCCGTATGGGGGGCTATGACGAGACGTGGACCCGGATGTGGCTGCCTGGGGTGTGGGGGCGGCGGCCTGCTCGTGTTGGCCGTGCTGGGAGCACTCGCGTGGTTCCTGGTGATTCAGCCTGCGCGGACCTTTCTGGAATCGTGGCAGGGGGCGGGGACGGCCACCACCCAGCCGCAGACGCCGCCCCCCTCCCCGGGCGGAACGGGCATCGACGTGCCCACCCTGCCGGGGCCGAACGGCGGGAGCACGGCGACCACGCCCCCGCAGGGGGAAGCGAGCCAGCCCGCTTCCCCAGCAGGAGCGCCCCTCACCCGGTCGGATGTGGAGAGCTTCCTGGCCGTGCGCCGAGACGTGCAGGCCGCGCTGGGAGACAACTTCGCGCAGCTTCAACAGGTCTGGACCGACATCCAGCAGGGCCAGTCGCCCAACATCCTGACGCTGGCGCAGGTGCTGGGGCGCGTCAGCGGCAGCGTCGGCGCAGCCCGCACCGCCCAGGCGCAGGCCCTGACCCGCGAGGGCCTCAGCCCCGAGCGCTACGCCCAGATTCGCGGCGCGGTGAACCGGGCGCTCGGCGTGCCCGACATCGACTTCGCCCAAGCCGCCGAGGCCCTGCGCTCGGGCCGTCTGCCCGACCTAGGGACGACCGTGCGGGCGGCGACGCCCGAAGAACGTGCCCTGGTCGCCCCCTACCGGGCGGAGTTAACGCAGACAGCGGCGCTGGGGTTGCTGGGGCTGTAGACCCTGCCTCCACCAAGCGGAGATGCCCTGGCCTCGGCCGGGGCACTTTTCCTTTTGGCAGGCTCAGCACGGATTACTGACGGGCCTTCTCCACACCCCGTAAGGTAAGCCCATGACCACCGACTCCCTTCCTTCCACCGCCCGGTCGGAGGCGCTGTTCGCCCGCGCCCGCGCCGTGACCCCCGGCGGCGTGAACAGCCCGGTGCGGGCCTTTAAAAGCGTGGGCGGCACCCCGCGCTTTATCCGGGAAGCCCACGGTGCCTTCCTCACCGACGCGGACGGCACCCGCTACCTCGACTACATCGGCTCGTGGGGGCCGATGATCCTGGGGCACGACCACCCCGCCGTGCGGGAGGCCATCGCCTCGGCCCTCGCGGGCGGCACGTCCTTCGGCGCTCCCGGCGAGCGCGAGGTGCAACTGGCGGAAACCGTTACCCGCATCACCGGGGTCGACCGCGTGCGCTTCGTGAACAGCGGGACGGAAGCCACCATGAGCGCCCTGCGGCTGGCGCGGGGCTTCACCGGGCGGAAATACCTCCTGAAATTCCGGGGCAACTACCACGGCCACGCCGACGGCCTGCTCGTAGAGGCCGGAAGCGGATTGATGACGAACGCGGCGGGCGCCCTGGGGCAGGCGGCGCCCAGCAGCGCGGGCGTGCCGGAGGAATACGCGGCCCTCACGCTGGTGAGCGAGTACAACGACCCGGCGGCGCTGGACGCGCTGATGGCCGAGCGCGGCGGGGAGATCGCCGCTGTCATCTTCGAGCCGGTGGTGGGCAACGCGGGCGTGCTGATTCCCACGCCGGAGTTCCTGGCCGCGCTGCACCGGGTCCGCGAGCACGGCGTCCTCCTGATCGCGGACGAGGTGATGACGGGCTTCCGCCTCTCGCTGCGGGGAGCGACCGGGCGTCTGGGCCTGTCCCCCGACCTGATCTGCTGGGGCAAGATCATCGGCGGCGGGTTGCCGGTGGGGGCCTATGGCGGTCGGGCCGACGTGATGGACTTCGTGTCTCCGCAGGGGCCGGTGTACCAGGCCGGGACGCTGAGCGGCAACCCGCTGGCGATGGCGGCGGGCCTCGCCACGCTGGAGGTGCTGGAGGGTGACCCCGGCATCTACGAGCGGCTGGAGACGTATACAACTGCCCTCGCGGACGGCCTGCGCTCGGCGGCGCGGGAGGCGGGCGTGCCCCTCAGCGTGAACCACATCGGCTCGATGCTCACGGCCTTCCATCAGGACGCGCCTGACGGGTCCATCCGCACCTACGCGGACGCGGCCCGCAGCGACACGGCCGCCTTCGCCGCGTGGTTCCAGCACATGCTGGGCCGGGGCATCTACTGGGCGCCCTCGCAGTTCGAGAGCATCTTCGTGAGTGCCGCCCACACCGACCACGACCTGAACGCCACGCTGAACGCCGCCCGCGCCGCCTACGCCGGGCTGGGGAGGACCGCATGACCCTGCTGGAAAGCACCCCCGACGTGATTCGCGTTCTGGCCGACAACAAGGTGGTCGCCGTCGTCGGCTTTCACCCCGACCCGATGAAACCCGCCCACTACGTCCCCGAGTACCTGCACCGCCAGGGCTACACGGTGATTCCGGTGAACCCGGCCCTCGCCGCGCGGGGCGAGAGTTACTTCGGGCAGAAGGCGGTCGCCACCCTCGCGGAGATCGGCACGCCGGTGGACGTGGTGGAGGTCTTTCGCCGCAGCGACAAGGTGCACCAGCATCTGGGCGACATTCTCGCCATGCAGCCCCTGCCGCGCGTGGTGTGGCTGCAACTCGGCATCCGCGACGACGCGACGGCGCGGGCACTGACCCAGCGCGGCATCGACGTGATTCAGGACCGCTGCATGCTGGCGGACCACCGGGCGCTGCTGTAGGAAGCCGTCAGGGGTCGGTCCCCGCCCCGATCTGCCGGGGACCGACCCCTACAGCCACACCACCTCCACCTCCTCCCCCACCGGCACCCCTGGCCCCTCCGGGATGACCACCAGCACGTCCGCCTCGCCCAGCGAGCGCAGCACCCCGCTGCCCTGCTGGCCGTAGTCGCGAACCTCGCCGCCCGACACGACGCCGCGCCAGAGGGCTGTCTTGTCGGGCAGGCCCTTGAAGGCCGTCCCGGCCCGCAGCCGCAGCGTCCGCAGGGGCTGTCCGGTCAACACGGGCCGCACGATGACCCCGAACACGACGAGGCTGCTCACCGGGTTGCCGGGCAGCCCGAAGACCGGGAGCCCCCCCCAGCGTCCCAGCAGGGCAGGGCCGCCGGGCCGCATCCGAATCTTCCAGAAGACGACCTCGCCGCGTTCGATCAACAAGTCGCGCATGAAGTCGTACTTGCCCATGCTGACGCCGCCGCTGGTGAGCAGCAGGTCAGCGCCGCCCGCCGCCGCCAGGGCCTCCGCCAGCGCGTCGGGGCTGTCGGGAGCGTGGCCGAGGTTGAGCACGTCGCAGCCGCACTCTTCCAGCAGGGCCGCGAGGCCGTAGCGGTTGCTGTCGTAGACCTGCCCCGGCAGCAGGGCCTCGCCCGGTTCACGCACCTCGTCCCCGGTGGAGAGCAAGGCCACCCGCAGGCGGCGGCGCACCGGCACCTCGGCGTGCCCCAGCGCCGCCGCGAGTGCGACGCGGGCGGGTGTCAGGAGGACTCCGGCCCGCAGGACCAGCTCGCCCGCCCGGAAGTCCCCCCCCTCGGGCCGCACGTCGCCAGGGCTGGCAGGGCGGCGCAGGAGGACGTGCTCGGGGCCGTCCTCCGCCAGTTGCTCCACCGGGCAGATCGCGTCCGCGCCCGGTGGCAACGGCGCCCCGGTGTAGATGCGGACACACTCACCCGGCTCCACGGTCCCCGCGAAGGGCAGCCCCGCGCGGCTCTCGCCCACCACCCGCAGGCGTGCAGGCGTATCCGGGCTGGCCCCCAACGTGTCGGCCTCCCGCGCGGCGATGCCGTCCAGGGCGCTCTCGGTCGCGCTGGGATGGCTCACGCGGGCGGCGAGGTCGGCGGCGAGGCGGCGGCCCCGTGCTCCGGCCAGGGGAAGCACCTCGGTGCCGGGGTCGGGGAGCAGGGCCGCGAGGCTCTGCCGCGCTTCGGCCACACCGACGTGCATGGGAAAGGTCGGGCGGGTCATGGGGGCAGCATAGGGCGGCGAAGGAGCGGGGCCGGAGCGACGGGGTAGACTCCGGGGGCAAGTCCGCGATTCTGGCCCGCCTATTTCCCCGAATGGAGACTCCCATGAACATTACCCAGGACAAGGTTGTCGAGATCGACTACGTGCTCAAGGTGGACGGCGAGGTCGTCGACGCCAGCGAGGGCGGCGAGCCGCTGACCTACCTGCACGGCCACAACAACATCATCCCCGGCCTGGAGCGGGCGCTGGAAGGCAAGCGCCAGGGCGACAGCCTCCACGTGACCGTGCAGCCCGAAGACGGCTATGGCGCCCGCGACGAGGACAACATCGAGACCCTGGACCGCGAGGACTTCGAGGACGACATCGAGGTCGGCGCGACCTACTACGCGCAGGCCGAAGACGGCTCCGTGCTGCCCTTCACGGTACTCGCGGTCGAGGGGGACACCGTACAGGTGGACTTCAACGCTCCCCTCGCGGGCAAGGTGCTCGACTTCGACGTGACCGTCAAGGCCGTGCGCGACGCCACCGCCGAGGAACTGGAGCACGGCCACGCCCACACGCCGGGCATGCACGACGAGGAATAAGCCGCCAGCAGATGAGAAGGCCCCAGTCTGAAGCTGGGGCTTTCTGCTTTGGGTTGGCCGCTTCCCTACACCCTCGCCGCCGCCCGCCCCGCCAGCACATCCACCAGATGCGCCCGGTACTCGGGGCTGGCAAAGCGGTCGCCCAACAGATTGGCGGCGTCCACCAACCCCTGCCCGGCGGGCTGGCCCGCGTTCAGGCGCTCCTCAAGGAGGGTCAGGCGCTCGGCCTTCTCCCCCGCCCCGGTGTAGGCGGCACGAATCTGCCCGTCCGCGTGGCGCACCACGGCCACGCCCGCAATCGCGTAGTGGCTGGCGGGGTGCTTGAACTTCTCGTAGGCGCCCCCCCGCACGGTCGCCGGGATGCGGATGTGGGTGAGCAGCTCGCCGGGCTGCACCGCACTTTCGAACATACCCACGAACATCTCGTCGGCGGGGACGGTGCGTTCACCGCCGAGGCCGCGAATGACGAACTCCGCGCCGAGCGCCAGCGCCACCGCCGGGTAGTCCGCGCTGGGGTCGGCGTGGGCGAGCGAGCCGCCGATGGTGCCCCGGTTGCGGACCATCGGGTCCCCGACCTCGTGGGCGACCTCGGGGAAAAGGGGCAGTTCCGAGCGCAGCACCTGCGCGTGGGTGGTCATCGCGCCCACCACGAACACGTCCCCCTCGCGCCGGATGCCCCGCAGTTCCTCCAGGCCGAACACATCGAGCAGGGCGGGCGGTTGGGCCAGCCGCAGCCGCATGGCGGGCAGCAGCGAGTGGCCCCCCGCGATCACCTTGAGGTCGGGATTCTCGGCCATCAGCGTCAGGGCTTCCTGCACGCTGCTGGCGCGGTGGTAGTCGAAGTTGACTGGGTACATAGGCCTCCCTTTGGTCGGTGTCTCAGGGTCAAAGGGTCTAAGCGTCCAAGAAGGGCAGGAACTTTAAGCCCTTAGACCCTTTGACTCTCGACTCTTAGACCTTCGTCAGTCGTCCGCCGCCTGCCCCATCCCCGCTGCCCGCACTTCCCGGATCGCTCGCCAGACCTTTTCAGAGGTGTAGGGCATATCCAGATGCGCGATGCGGCATTCGTGCCACAGGGCGTCCATCACGGCGTTGGCGACGGCGGCGGTGCTGGCGATGGTGCCCGCCTCCCCGATGCCCTTGACCCCCAGGGGGTTGTGCGGGCTGGGGGTGACGGTGTGGTCGGTCTGGAAGTTCGGCAGGTCGTCGGCGCGGGGCACGGCGTACTCCATGAAGGTCCCAGCCAGAAAGTTGCCTTCCTCGTCGTAGGCGGCGTCCTCCCACAGCGCTTGCCCCGCCCCCTGCGCGATGCCGCCGTGAACCTGCCCCTCCGCGATCAGCGGGTTGATCAGGGGGCCGCAGTCGTCCACGCAGCCGTAGTCGCGGAGCTTGACCACGCCTGTGTCCGTGTCGATCTCCACGACCGCCACGTGCGTGCCGAAGGGATACACGAAGTTCTTGGGGTCATAGAAGGCGGTCGCCTCCAGCCCCGGCTCCATACCGTCGGGCAGGCTGTGGGCGAGGTGCGCCATCAGCGCCACGTCGAAGAAGGTCTTCTGCTGCCCCGGAGCGCCCTTGACCCGGAAGACGCCGCCTTCGTGCTCGATGTCCTCTTCCGAGGCTTCGAGGAGGTGCGCGGCGATCTTCCTCGCCTTGGCGGTGATCTTCTGGAGGGCCATCTTCAGCGCACTCCCGCCCACCGCCGCGCTGCGCGAGCCGTAGGTGCCCCAGCCGTAGGGCATCCGGCCCGTGTCGCCGTGGATGAGGTCGATGTCCTCGATGGGAATCTGGAGTTCGTCGGCGGCGATCTGCGGGAAGGCCGTCTCGTGGCCCTGGCCGTGGCTGTGCGAGCCGGTGTACAGCTCGACCTTGCCGGTCGGGTGCACGCGCACCAGCGAGCTTTCCCACTGCCCCGCCTGCGCTCCGAGCTGCCCGACGAGGGCGGATGGGGCCAGCCCACACGCCTCGAGGTACGAGATCACGCCGATGCCCAGAATCTTGTTGCTCCCCTTCATCCGCTCCTGCTCGGCGCGGAGGTCCTGATACTTCATCATGTCCAGCGCCATGTCGAGCGCGGGTTCGTAGTTGCCCGAGTCGTAGACCAGCGCGACCGGCGTCTGGTACGGGAACTCGTCCGGGCCGATGAAATTGAGGCGGCGGAACTCGGCAGGGTCCATCCCCAGTTCGTGCGCCATCACGTCCACCGTGCGCTCGATCAGGTAGGTGGCTTCCGGGCGGCCCGCGCCCCGGTAGGCGTCCACGGGGACGGTGTTGGTGACCGCGCCCGTCACCTTCGCGTGGACGGCGGGGAACTTGTACACGCCGTTCAGCAGCGTGCCGTACAGGTAGGTCGGCACGGCGGGCGCGAAGAGGGTCAGGTACGCGCCGAGGTTGGCGACCGTGTTCACCCGCAGCCCCAGCATCCGGCCCTCCGCGTCTACGGCGAGTTCGGCCTCCGACTCGTGGTCGCGGCCCTGCATGTCGGAGACGAAGCTCTCGGAGCGGCGGGCGGCCCACTTGACTGGCTTGCCCAGCAGCCGGGAGGCGAGCAGCACGGCCACTTCCTCCTGATACTGGAAAATCTTGGAGCCGAAGCCCCCGCCCACATCCGGGCTGATGACCCGCAGCTTGTGCTCGGGGATGTTCAGCACGAAAGCCGCCAGGATCAGGCGGTGGATGTGCGGATTCTGCGAGGTGGTGTAGAGCAGGTATTCGCCGCTGGCGGGCGAGAACTGGGCCAGGGACGCCCGCGGCTCAATCGCGTTGGGCACCAGGCGGTGGTTGCGCAGCTTCACCTTCACCGTCTTGTGCGCCCGGTTGAAGGCCTCGTTCAGCGCCGTCTCGTCCCCAATCTCCCACCGGAAGGCCACGTTGCCGGGCACGTCGTCGTGGACCTGCGGGCTCCCTTCCTCCAGCGCCGCGCTCCCCAGCGCCACCGAGGGCAGGGCCTCGTAGGCCACCGCGAGCAGGCCCGCCGCGTCCTCGGCCTGCGCCCGCGTCTCGGCCACCACGACGGCCACGATGTCGCCCACATGGTTGACCTCGCCCTGCGCGACCGCGTGGTGCGGGGGCACCTTGAGGTCGGGCAGCAGCCAGCCCACCGGGATCGGCCCCGCGCCCGCCGCCGCCACGTCCTCGCCCGTCAGCACGGCGACCACACCGGGCAAGTCCTCCACACTGCTCTTGTCGATTCCGGTGATCCGGGCATGCGCGTAGGGGCTGCGGACCATCGCCGCGTGCAGCATCCCCGGCAGCACGAAGTCGTCGGTGTACTGCCCCGCCCCGGTGATAAAGCGCGGGTCCTCCTTGCGCTTGAGGGCCTGGCCCATGTACTTCTCAGTTCGGTCGGTCATTGTGCCTCCCTTTGGTCGGCGTCTCAGGGTCAAAGGGTCTAAGTGTCCAGAAAATCGGGGACTTCATGCCCTTAGACCCTTCGACTCTCGACCCTTGGACCTGCTTCAGTCGTCCGCCGCCTGCCCCGCCCCCACGCCGCGCTCCCGCATCGCCGCCGCCGCGTGCTGCACGGCGAGGACGATGTTGTGGTAGCCGGTGCAGCGGCAGTAGTTGCCTTCGAGGTGGTGGCGGATCGTGGCCTCGCTGGGGTCGGGGTCGTGCCGCAGGAGTTCGGCGGCGCTCATGATCATGCCGGGGGTGCAAAAGCCGCACTGGAGGCCGTGTTTCTCCCAGAAGCCCGCCTGAAGGGGGTGGAGGTCGGCGGCGGTACCGATTCCCTCGATGGTGGTGACCTCCATCCCGTCAGCCTGCACCGCGAGGACCGTGCAGCTTTTGACCGCGTCGCCGTTCAGGTGGACCGTGCAGGCCCCGCACTGGCTGGTGTCGCAACCGACGTGGGTGCCGGTCAGGCCCAGGTCCTCACGCAGGAAATGCACCAGCAGGGTGCGCGGTTCCACGTCGCGGGTGTGGGCCTTGCCATTGACCGTCACGGTGACGTTCATGGCCGCCTCCCGGCGCGGGCGGGGAGAGGAGGAAACGGGGAGTGCTCCAGCATGGTCGACCTCCGGGTGGGGGGTGAGCGGGCGGGGCAAGCAGGAACCGGGTTGTGTGTACTCGCCTATTGAAGCATGAACGCCGCCGCCCATGCGCGGGACAGGTTGCGGTCTAGCCCTGGTGTGCCCGGTGACAGACGCGGTTGGTGTAGGCTGTACGCTGTTGTCACGACCGGGGCAGACCCCCCGGCGGCTTTTTGTGGGACGACCACTGCCCCGGAGCCAACTCGTGAATTCCTTCACTGGAGAGTGTGCATGAAGACCCTGATCCTCGGTGCTGGCTACGCGGGCCTCGCGGTGGCCACCAAGCTCAAGCCCACGCCGGGCCTCGAAGCCCTGCTGGTCGAACAGAACCCCTTTCATACCTTCGAAACCCGGCTGCACGAGGCCGCGGCCCACAACACCCGCGTGACCCTGCCCATCCAGCCCCTGCTGCGCGGCACGGGCGTGGAGTTTGAGCAGGCCTCGGTCGAGGGCGTGGATATCGACGCCCGCGAGGTCACCCTCAAGGACGGCCGCGTGCTGACCTACGACACGCTCGTCGTGGGCCTGGGGTCGGTCACGAACTTCTACCGGATTCCGGGACTGGCCG from Deinococcus sp. HSC-46F16 includes:
- a CDS encoding transporter substrate-binding domain-containing protein; its protein translation is MLKSRLLLLSTLALAVTSAAHAELADVRKRGELRVVMSGEYPPFSQPAPDGSLTGFDADVAREIAKRLGVRARLIKAEFPSIIAGLQAGQFDIAVASQSKTPERERAVDFLSRPYYYDGLQLVVPANSSARSLAGLNGKPVAVAQGTVFEKFLRDRKYTNVVTYSGEQEIFLALNAGRAAGMITTRTVGSVAIKNGQKLKLAGPVLLQDNPYITLGKNQPQLKAAVEKALAAMRADGTMKRLSLKYLGSDITVPAK
- a CDS encoding alpha/beta hydrolase, yielding MTLFRSPVPVFLAASLLLGSCTQVRPPAEVPAQAGRTFKAVPPTLASVTGATLYQGTYAGLRGDAAYQIEVPANWNGTLVMYAHGYAGTGENLTVAPPPIRAALLAQGYAWAASSYSANYYDVQAGVEDTNALALAFERLTGNKYAKPSKYLIMGVSMGGHITAAAVEKETLATAKNRVNYAAALPLCGVMDEAYQFDWLGDYTLVAAQLAGLGPRTFPQSNYQDLLPAIKQALFTETEGPTWTENEAQGARLREIARRLTGGDRPVFEQGFRLAAYQNAVFSTGGSDGTINGILTRNLYGNEGRVYRWTSDAAPTAAEKTFNDVILRVKADPAANIARPGGLRWLPAVNGQFSVPVLTLHTLGDFYVPFRHQQLYRQAAQASGNGDRLVQRAIRAAGHCEFDGAELVEAFNDLVAWERTGVKPAGDDVLTATTVASPTYGCRFTRKTRAGVEACPATP
- the hemL gene encoding glutamate-1-semialdehyde 2,1-aminomutase codes for the protein MTTDSLPSTARSEALFARARAVTPGGVNSPVRAFKSVGGTPRFIREAHGAFLTDADGTRYLDYIGSWGPMILGHDHPAVREAIASALAGGTSFGAPGEREVQLAETVTRITGVDRVRFVNSGTEATMSALRLARGFTGRKYLLKFRGNYHGHADGLLVEAGSGLMTNAAGALGQAAPSSAGVPEEYAALTLVSEYNDPAALDALMAERGGEIAAVIFEPVVGNAGVLIPTPEFLAALHRVREHGVLLIADEVMTGFRLSLRGATGRLGLSPDLICWGKIIGGGLPVGAYGGRADVMDFVSPQGPVYQAGTLSGNPLAMAAGLATLEVLEGDPGIYERLETYTTALADGLRSAAREAGVPLSVNHIGSMLTAFHQDAPDGSIRTYADAARSDTAAFAAWFQHMLGRGIYWAPSQFESIFVSAAHTDHDLNATLNAARAAYAGLGRTA
- a CDS encoding CoA-binding protein, with amino-acid sequence MTLLESTPDVIRVLADNKVVAVVGFHPDPMKPAHYVPEYLHRQGYTVIPVNPALAARGESYFGQKAVATLAEIGTPVDVVEVFRRSDKVHQHLGDILAMQPLPRVVWLQLGIRDDATARALTQRGIDVIQDRCMLADHRALL
- the glp gene encoding gephyrin-like molybdotransferase Glp encodes the protein MTRPTFPMHVGVAEARQSLAALLPDPGTEVLPLAGARGRRLAADLAARVSHPSATESALDGIAAREADTLGASPDTPARLRVVGESRAGLPFAGTVEPGECVRIYTGAPLPPGADAICPVEQLAEDGPEHVLLRRPASPGDVRPEGGDFRAGELVLRAGVLLTPARVALAAALGHAEVPVRRRLRVALLSTGDEVREPGEALLPGQVYDSNRYGLAALLEECGCDVLNLGHAPDSPDALAEALAAAGGADLLLTSGGVSMGKYDFMRDLLIERGEVVFWKIRMRPGGPALLGRWGGLPVFGLPGNPVSSLVVFGVIVRPVLTGQPLRTLRLRAGTAFKGLPDKTALWRGVVSGGEVRDYGQQGSGVLRSLGEADVLVVIPEGPGVPVGEEVEVVWL
- a CDS encoding peptidylprolyl isomerase, whose protein sequence is MNITQDKVVEIDYVLKVDGEVVDASEGGEPLTYLHGHNNIIPGLERALEGKRQGDSLHVTVQPEDGYGARDEDNIETLDREDFEDDIEVGATYYAQAEDGSVLPFTVLAVEGDTVQVDFNAPLAGKVLDFDVTVKAVRDATAEELEHGHAHTPGMHDEE
- a CDS encoding xanthine dehydrogenase family protein subunit M, with the protein product MYPVNFDYHRASSVQEALTLMAENPDLKVIAGGHSLLPAMRLRLAQPPALLDVFGLEELRGIRREGDVFVVGAMTTHAQVLRSELPLFPEVAHEVGDPMVRNRGTIGGSLAHADPSADYPAVALALGAEFVIRGLGGERTVPADEMFVGMFESAVQPGELLTHIRIPATVRGGAYEKFKHPASHYAIAGVAVVRHADGQIRAAYTGAGEKAERLTLLEERLNAGQPAGQGLVDAANLLGDRFASPEYRAHLVDVLAGRAAARV
- a CDS encoding xanthine dehydrogenase family protein molybdopterin-binding subunit; this translates as MTDRTEKYMGQALKRKEDPRFITGAGQYTDDFVLPGMLHAAMVRSPYAHARITGIDKSSVEDLPGVVAVLTGEDVAAAGAGPIPVGWLLPDLKVPPHHAVAQGEVNHVGDIVAVVVAETRAQAEDAAGLLAVAYEALPSVALGSAALEEGSPQVHDDVPGNVAFRWEIGDETALNEAFNRAHKTVKVKLRNHRLVPNAIEPRASLAQFSPASGEYLLYTTSQNPHIHRLILAAFVLNIPEHKLRVISPDVGGGFGSKIFQYQEEVAVLLASRLLGKPVKWAARRSESFVSDMQGRDHESEAELAVDAEGRMLGLRVNTVANLGAYLTLFAPAVPTYLYGTLLNGVYKFPAVHAKVTGAVTNTVPVDAYRGAGRPEATYLIERTVDVMAHELGMDPAEFRRLNFIGPDEFPYQTPVALVYDSGNYEPALDMALDMMKYQDLRAEQERMKGSNKILGIGVISYLEACGLAPSALVGQLGAQAGQWESSLVRVHPTGKVELYTGSHSHGQGHETAFPQIAADELQIPIEDIDLIHGDTGRMPYGWGTYGSRSAAVGGSALKMALQKITAKARKIAAHLLEASEEDIEHEGGVFRVKGAPGQQKTFFDVALMAHLAHSLPDGMEPGLEATAFYDPKNFVYPFGTHVAVVEIDTDTGVVKLRDYGCVDDCGPLINPLIAEGQVHGGIAQGAGQALWEDAAYDEEGNFLAGTFMEYAVPRADDLPNFQTDHTVTPSPHNPLGVKGIGEAGTIASTAAVANAVMDALWHECRIAHLDMPYTSEKVWRAIREVRAAGMGQAADD
- a CDS encoding (2Fe-2S)-binding protein, translating into MNVTVTVNGKAHTRDVEPRTLLVHFLREDLGLTGTHVGCDTSQCGACTVHLNGDAVKSCTVLAVQADGMEVTTIEGIGTAADLHPLQAGFWEKHGLQCGFCTPGMIMSAAELLRHDPDPSEATIRHHLEGNYCRCTGYHNIVLAVQHAAAAMRERGVGAGQAADD